From the Sphingomonas aliaeris genome, one window contains:
- a CDS encoding class I mannose-6-phosphate isomerase — protein sequence MPATLLTTRRVEKPWGRHTLWPGFPDPAADAPPIGEIWFETPGEKQPDLLIKYLFPGEKLSVQVHPNDEQAHERGLPRGKDECWVVLAAEPGATIAIGTLEPMSKEELRAASLDGSIEHKLDWKPVKAGDFYYAPSDTIHAIGGGITVIEIQQNSDTTYRLYDYGSDRELHLKDGIEVANPNPYVAPSAPGRVADDRILLVEGPKFVLERWPGGDRTITLPEGKPGWFVPAVGEGVVDGVAFKAGECLLIEGTAHISAAVGSDLLFAYPGDTRI from the coding sequence ATGCCCGCGACCTTGCTCACCACTCGCCGGGTCGAAAAGCCGTGGGGGCGGCACACTTTGTGGCCGGGCTTTCCCGATCCTGCCGCGGATGCGCCGCCGATCGGCGAGATCTGGTTCGAGACGCCGGGCGAGAAACAGCCGGACCTGCTAATCAAATATCTGTTTCCAGGCGAGAAACTGTCGGTGCAGGTGCATCCGAACGATGAACAGGCGCACGAACGCGGCCTGCCGCGGGGCAAGGACGAATGCTGGGTCGTGCTGGCGGCGGAGCCGGGCGCGACGATCGCGATCGGCACGCTCGAACCGATGAGCAAGGAGGAATTGCGCGCCGCCTCGCTCGACGGGTCGATCGAGCACAAGTTGGACTGGAAGCCGGTCAAGGCGGGCGACTTCTATTATGCCCCCAGCGACACGATCCACGCGATCGGCGGCGGCATCACCGTGATCGAGATCCAGCAGAATTCTGACACGACCTATCGCCTCTACGACTATGGCAGTGACCGCGAACTGCACCTCAAGGACGGGATCGAGGTGGCGAACCCGAACCCCTATGTCGCGCCATCGGCGCCCGGACGCGTTGCGGACGACCGCATTCTCCTGGTCGAGGGGCCGAAGTTCGTGCTGGAACGCTGGCCCGGCGGCGACCGGACGATCACCTTGCCCGAAGGGAAGCCGGGATGGTTCGTGCCGGCGGTCGGCGAAGGCGTGGTCGACGGCGTCGCGTTCAAGGCGGGCGAGTGCCTGTTGATCGAAGGCACGGCGCATATCAGCGCGGCGGTCGGCAGCGATCTGCTCTTCGCTTATCCCGGCGACACCCGGATCTGA
- a CDS encoding Mth938-like domain-containing protein, with product MKMDKPQTDGPIIAGFSSGGFKVDDGVYHALLITPVRADGWSPPPLADLTEADLAPLLALDPTPEFVLLGTGANLVRPAPALIRALEAKGFGVEAMDSRAAARAWAVLRGEGRWIAAALYPFD from the coding sequence ATGAAGATGGACAAACCGCAGACCGACGGGCCGATCATCGCCGGCTTCTCCAGTGGCGGGTTCAAGGTGGATGACGGCGTATATCATGCGCTGCTCATCACCCCGGTGCGTGCGGATGGCTGGAGCCCGCCGCCGCTCGCCGACCTGACCGAAGCCGATCTCGCGCCGCTGCTGGCGTTGGATCCTACGCCCGAATTCGTGCTGCTCGGCACCGGCGCCAATCTCGTGCGCCCCGCCCCGGCCTTGATCCGCGCGCTCGAGGCAAAGGGGTTCGGCGTCGAGGCGATGGACAGCCGGGCCGCGGCGCGCGCCTGGGCCGTGCTGCGCGGCGAAGGTCGCTGGATCGCCGCCGCGCTTTATCCGTTCGACTGA
- a CDS encoding TonB-dependent receptor translates to MRTKFFAGVAFAALIIPGAAYAQSTGSADLDQEIVVTARGTKGVGGVQIPDTSKAKGVLTQEFIARQTPGNSILDTINSLPGVSFQNNDPFGSAGGTLTIRGFDSSRIGLTFDGIPLNDTGNYAVYSNQQLDPELIEQVNVSYGSTDVDSPTAAASGSTVNYRTIVPTDEFGARMQGSIGDYKFFRIFGLLNTGVFTPWGTKAWLSASHAENDVVFNNFGKIDKAQYNGRVYQPIGGNGDFVSVAGNYNVNRNNFFGSAPLREDTNVLTQATSSTTDPLITAQNPLLVTGAVRTPGTGSTNRFPNSRDELPYSVARCQVRGAGVAGANDVPNSCGTSFDERYNPSNTGSIRINSRFTLAPGVVLTVDPSYQYTKANGGGTVRGQEGGYTQTVSTSVPRGAITTPLYGFIGNSYYFGRDLNGDGDVLDRTTVVGTTTTNGGVTFLAPSQTVTNRYGVNASLRYDFDENNTVRVSYVHDYGRHRQTGELGLLQANGFPQDVFPINNPLRDVNGRVIQKRDRLSFATLDQVSGEYRGDFGAITVNLGVRAPFFKRQLNQFCFTTAANGNVDCLGRGNTADNATYATANPNYAAPQSRTFKYNRVLPNGGVTFKPMQSVTLYANYSKGLQVPGTDNLYQTFFYALGNPAANPAPETTDNLDAGIRYTSSRVQATLSPWYTRFQNRLASAFDVDTQQTIYRNLGRVDKYGIDGSISYRPIPEMTVYAYGSYLWSEIKNNVQIGSCPTTLTAANTTNNCIVAGAPIIALTAGKRESAAPVYTFGGRIQGEFGPVFVGVQGKRTGPRYLNDQNLPNLQCTASLVNQICPTAAATPAAFTGTRGFEYQVYGAKAPGYTTFDVDARIALDFVGLNKTTYLQLNVQNIFDKYYVGGFGSSGGSSTLYNVPFIQIGSPRAFIGTLNVQF, encoded by the coding sequence ATGCGGACGAAGTTTTTTGCCGGCGTTGCATTTGCGGCGCTGATCATTCCGGGCGCGGCTTACGCCCAGTCGACCGGATCGGCCGATCTCGACCAGGAAATCGTCGTCACGGCGCGCGGCACCAAGGGTGTCGGTGGCGTACAGATCCCTGACACGAGCAAGGCCAAGGGTGTCTTGACGCAGGAATTCATCGCGCGGCAGACGCCGGGCAATTCGATCCTCGATACCATCAACTCGCTGCCGGGCGTCAGCTTCCAGAACAACGATCCGTTCGGTTCGGCCGGCGGCACGCTGACCATCCGCGGTTTCGACTCGAGCCGCATCGGCCTGACGTTCGACGGTATCCCGCTGAACGATACCGGCAACTACGCGGTCTATTCGAACCAGCAGCTCGATCCGGAACTGATCGAGCAGGTCAACGTCAGCTACGGTTCGACCGACGTCGACAGCCCCACCGCCGCGGCATCTGGTTCGACCGTCAACTACCGCACGATCGTGCCGACCGACGAATTCGGCGCGCGCATGCAGGGATCGATCGGCGACTATAAGTTCTTCCGTATCTTCGGTCTGCTCAACACCGGCGTGTTTACGCCGTGGGGCACCAAAGCCTGGCTGTCGGCCAGCCACGCAGAGAACGACGTCGTTTTCAACAATTTCGGCAAGATCGACAAGGCCCAGTATAATGGTCGCGTCTATCAGCCGATCGGCGGCAACGGGGATTTCGTCTCGGTTGCCGGTAACTATAACGTCAACCGGAACAACTTCTTCGGTTCGGCCCCGCTCCGCGAAGACACCAACGTGTTGACGCAGGCGACTTCGTCAACCACCGACCCGCTGATCACGGCACAAAATCCGCTTTTGGTGACGGGTGCGGTTCGTACGCCTGGTACTGGCTCGACGAACCGTTTCCCCAATAGCCGCGACGAACTGCCGTACAGCGTCGCTCGCTGCCAGGTCCGTGGCGCTGGCGTTGCCGGCGCCAACGACGTACCGAACAGCTGTGGCACGAGCTTCGACGAACGGTACAACCCGTCGAATACCGGCAGCATTCGTATCAACTCGCGCTTCACGCTGGCACCGGGCGTGGTGCTGACGGTCGATCCGAGCTACCAGTACACCAAGGCCAATGGCGGCGGCACCGTCCGAGGTCAGGAAGGCGGTTATACTCAAACCGTAAGCACGTCCGTTCCGCGCGGCGCGATCACCACCCCGCTTTATGGCTTCATCGGGAACAGCTATTATTTCGGACGAGACCTGAACGGCGACGGCGACGTTCTCGACCGGACGACGGTCGTAGGCACGACCACCACCAACGGCGGTGTCACCTTCCTCGCACCGAGCCAGACGGTCACCAACCGTTACGGCGTCAACGCTTCGCTGCGTTACGACTTCGACGAGAACAACACCGTTCGCGTCAGCTACGTTCACGATTATGGTCGTCATCGCCAGACAGGCGAACTCGGCCTGCTGCAAGCTAACGGCTTCCCGCAGGACGTCTTCCCGATCAACAACCCGCTGCGCGACGTCAACGGTCGCGTAATCCAAAAGCGCGATCGTCTTTCTTTCGCAACCTTGGACCAGGTTTCGGGCGAATATCGTGGCGACTTCGGCGCGATCACCGTCAATCTTGGCGTGCGTGCGCCGTTCTTCAAGCGCCAGCTGAACCAGTTCTGCTTCACCACGGCAGCCAACGGCAACGTCGACTGCCTGGGTCGTGGCAACACGGCTGACAATGCGACCTACGCCACGGCCAACCCGAACTATGCGGCACCCCAGTCGCGCACGTTCAAGTATAATCGCGTTCTTCCGAACGGCGGCGTTACCTTCAAGCCGATGCAGAGCGTGACGCTGTATGCCAACTATTCGAAGGGCCTGCAGGTCCCGGGTACGGACAACCTGTACCAGACCTTCTTCTATGCGCTCGGCAACCCGGCCGCGAACCCCGCGCCGGAAACTACCGACAACCTCGACGCCGGCATTCGCTACACGTCGAGCCGGGTGCAGGCGACGTTGAGCCCATGGTATACGCGCTTCCAGAACCGTCTGGCATCGGCGTTCGACGTGGACACGCAGCAGACGATCTACCGCAACCTCGGCCGGGTCGATAAGTACGGCATCGACGGCAGCATTTCCTACCGTCCGATCCCGGAAATGACGGTCTACGCCTATGGTTCGTACCTGTGGTCGGAGATCAAGAACAACGTCCAGATCGGCAGCTGCCCGACGACACTGACGGCCGCGAACACGACCAACAATTGCATCGTGGCCGGTGCGCCGATCATTGCACTGACCGCCGGCAAGCGTGAATCGGCGGCGCCGGTCTACACGTTCGGTGGTCGTATCCAGGGCGAGTTCGGTCCGGTCTTCGTTGGCGTGCAGGGCAAGCGGACCGGTCCGCGTTACCTGAACGACCAGAACCTGCCGAACCTGCAATGCACGGCTTCTCTAGTGAACCAGATCTGCCCGACCGCCGCTGCGACGCCGGCAGCCTTCACCGGCACGCGTGGCTTCGAATATCAAGTCTATGGTGCGAAGGCTCCGGGCTATACCACGTTCGACGTCGATGCCCGTATCGCGCTGGACTTCGTCGGTCTGAACAAGACAACGTATCTGCAGCTCAACGTGCAGAACATCTTCGACAAATATTATGTCGGCGGTTTCGGTTCGTCGGGTGGTTCGTCAACGCTGTACAACGTTCCGTTCATCCAGATCGGTTCGCCGCGCGCGTTTATCGGTACGCTGAACGTCCAGTTCTGA
- the gorA gene encoding glutathione-disulfide reductase gives MSDSQYDYDLFVIGAGSGGVRAARVSAAHGAKVAVAEEYRIGGTCVIRGCVPKKLLIYGAHFAEDLKDARRFGWNVPDQCDFDWKVLRDNVLEEVDRISGAYTSTLENHSVEMIAERAEVTGPHGIRLASGREVTAKTILIATGATPSVPQCPGSEHGITSNEAFHLDAVPKRILIAGAGYIANEFAGIFHQFGAHVTLINRTDVILRGYDESIRDRLLQISMMKGIEFRFHADFQGIEKGEDGCLTVKMAGHEPITVDCVMFATGREPNTAGLGLETAGVELDEKGAVKVDDDNRSTCESIYAVGDVTNRVQLTPVAIREGQAFADTVFGGKPTRVDYENIPAAVFSHPPMAGVGMTEAEAKNKLGSCKVYTSDFRPMKNVLAGRNERALYKMICDSETGKVLGLHMIGPDAPEILQAAAIAVKAGLTKDAFDQTVALHPSMAEELVLMR, from the coding sequence ATGAGCGACTCCCAATACGATTACGACCTCTTCGTCATCGGCGCAGGATCGGGCGGCGTGCGCGCGGCTCGCGTTTCCGCAGCGCACGGCGCGAAGGTCGCGGTCGCGGAGGAATACCGGATCGGCGGCACCTGCGTGATCCGCGGCTGCGTGCCCAAGAAGCTGCTGATCTACGGCGCACACTTCGCCGAGGATCTGAAGGACGCGCGCCGCTTCGGCTGGAACGTGCCCGACCAGTGCGATTTCGACTGGAAGGTGCTGCGCGACAACGTGCTGGAGGAGGTCGACCGGATCAGCGGCGCCTATACGTCCACGCTGGAAAACCATTCGGTCGAGATGATCGCCGAACGCGCGGAGGTGACCGGTCCGCACGGCATCCGCCTGGCAAGCGGCCGCGAGGTCACGGCGAAGACGATCCTGATCGCCACCGGCGCGACGCCGTCGGTGCCGCAATGCCCGGGGTCCGAACATGGCATCACCTCGAACGAGGCGTTTCATCTGGACGCAGTGCCGAAGCGCATCCTGATCGCGGGCGCAGGCTATATCGCCAACGAATTCGCGGGGATATTCCACCAGTTCGGCGCGCACGTGACGTTGATCAACCGCACCGACGTCATTCTGCGCGGCTATGACGAATCGATCCGCGACCGTTTGCTCCAGATTTCCATGATGAAGGGCATCGAATTCCGCTTCCACGCCGATTTCCAGGGCATCGAGAAGGGCGAGGACGGTTGCCTGACGGTCAAGATGGCGGGCCATGAACCGATCACCGTGGATTGCGTCATGTTCGCCACCGGCCGCGAACCGAACACTGCGGGTCTGGGCCTCGAGACCGCAGGCGTCGAACTGGACGAAAAGGGCGCGGTGAAGGTAGACGACGACAACCGGTCGACCTGCGAGAGCATCTATGCCGTCGGCGACGTGACCAACCGCGTGCAGCTGACCCCGGTCGCGATCCGCGAAGGGCAGGCGTTCGCCGACACCGTGTTCGGCGGCAAGCCGACACGCGTCGATTACGAGAATATCCCCGCCGCCGTGTTCAGCCACCCGCCGATGGCCGGTGTCGGCATGACCGAAGCGGAGGCCAAGAACAAACTCGGATCGTGCAAGGTCTACACCTCCGACTTCCGCCCGATGAAGAACGTGCTAGCCGGTCGCAACGAACGCGCGCTCTACAAGATGATCTGCGACAGCGAGACGGGCAAGGTGCTCGGCCTGCACATGATCGGCCCCGACGCCCCCGAGATCCTGCAGGCCGCCGCAATCGCAGTGAAAGCCGGGCTGACCAAGGACGCGTTCGACCAGACCGTCGCACTGCATCCGTCGATGGCCGAGGAACTCGTGCTGATGCGGTGA
- a CDS encoding cold-shock protein, whose product MPIGTVKFFNADKGYGFIAPEEGGNDAFVHISAVEAAGMRTLDKEQRVSYELEQDRRGKMSAVNLASA is encoded by the coding sequence ATGCCTATCGGCACCGTAAAGTTTTTCAACGCGGACAAGGGCTATGGCTTCATCGCGCCGGAAGAGGGCGGCAATGACGCTTTCGTCCACATCAGCGCCGTCGAAGCCGCCGGCATGCGTACGCTCGACAAGGAACAGCGCGTTTCCTACGAGCTGGAGCAGGACCGTCGCGGCAAGATGTCTGCGGTCAATCTCGCTTCCGCGTGA
- the recN gene encoding DNA repair protein RecN, translating into MLTALSIRDVVLIEALDLDFSGGLGVLTGETGAGKSILLDALGLALGARGDSALVRHGTTQAVVTASFDAPPAAAALLAENGLETEPGEPLIIRRIVKADGGSRAFVNDAPASAGLLRELATHLVEIHGQHDDRGLLNARGHRALLDSFARIDTGPAAHAYRAWRAASEALATAKDELESEARDREWLEHAVAELTAFAPEDGEEEVLATRRAGMQRGEKIADDLRAIADLLEGSDGGLAKLRQAARVLERVGEDHEALGEALAAIDRAIIEAAEAQDKVDEAAAALAFDPAQLEADETRLFDLRALARKHRVQPEDLAALSQDLSERLDRLDSGGAGLAKLERALAEAATAYVIEADALSAQRSDAAMRLDAAVKGELAPLKLDAARFRTAVVPVAEDGWGPAGKDRVEFEISTNPGAPFAPLTKIASGGELSRFILALKVALAEEGGAATMIFDEIDRGVGGAVASAIGERLARLADRTQLLVVTHSPQVAARGRHHLLIAKSHDGTVTRTGVRMLDEGERREEIARMLSGATVTDEARAQAKRLLETA; encoded by the coding sequence ATGCTGACCGCGCTTTCCATTCGGGACGTCGTCCTGATCGAAGCCCTGGACCTGGATTTCTCCGGTGGCCTGGGTGTGCTGACCGGTGAAACGGGCGCGGGCAAATCGATCCTGCTGGACGCGCTGGGCCTGGCGCTGGGCGCGCGCGGCGACAGTGCGCTCGTCCGTCATGGCACGACGCAGGCGGTGGTCACGGCGAGCTTCGACGCCCCGCCCGCTGCGGCAGCCTTGCTCGCGGAGAACGGGCTGGAGACGGAACCCGGCGAACCGCTGATCATCCGCCGGATCGTCAAGGCGGACGGCGGAAGCCGCGCGTTCGTCAACGACGCCCCCGCCTCCGCCGGACTGCTGCGCGAACTGGCGACCCATCTGGTGGAGATCCACGGACAGCATGACGATCGCGGGCTGCTCAATGCGCGCGGGCACCGTGCCCTGCTGGACAGTTTCGCGCGGATCGATACCGGTCCGGCGGCCCATGCCTATCGTGCGTGGCGCGCCGCTTCCGAGGCGTTGGCGACGGCTAAGGACGAACTGGAGAGCGAGGCGCGCGACCGCGAATGGTTGGAACATGCCGTCGCGGAACTGACTGCATTCGCCCCGGAAGACGGCGAAGAGGAGGTTCTGGCGACGCGGCGTGCAGGCATGCAGCGCGGCGAGAAGATAGCGGACGATCTTCGTGCGATCGCCGATCTGCTCGAGGGATCGGACGGCGGTCTCGCCAAGTTGCGCCAGGCGGCCCGCGTACTGGAGCGTGTCGGCGAGGATCACGAGGCGCTCGGCGAGGCACTCGCGGCGATCGACCGAGCGATCATCGAGGCGGCGGAGGCGCAGGACAAGGTGGACGAGGCGGCCGCCGCGCTGGCGTTCGACCCCGCCCAATTGGAAGCGGACGAGACGCGCCTCTTCGACCTGCGTGCCCTCGCCCGCAAGCACCGGGTGCAGCCCGAGGACCTGGCGGCGCTATCGCAGGACCTGTCCGAACGGCTCGACCGCCTGGACAGTGGCGGGGCCGGGCTGGCCAAGCTGGAACGCGCTCTGGCGGAGGCGGCGACCGCCTATGTGATCGAGGCGGATGCGTTGAGCGCGCAACGGAGCGATGCGGCGATGCGACTGGACGCGGCGGTCAAGGGCGAGCTCGCGCCGCTCAAGCTGGATGCCGCGCGCTTCCGCACTGCCGTGGTTCCGGTCGCGGAGGATGGCTGGGGCCCGGCGGGCAAGGACCGGGTCGAGTTCGAGATTTCGACCAATCCGGGCGCTCCGTTCGCGCCGCTGACCAAGATCGCGTCCGGCGGCGAATTGTCGCGCTTCATCCTCGCGCTGAAGGTCGCGCTGGCGGAGGAAGGCGGCGCGGCGACGATGATCTTCGACGAGATCGATCGCGGCGTGGGAGGTGCCGTGGCGAGCGCGATCGGCGAACGACTCGCCCGATTGGCGGATCGCACGCAATTGCTGGTGGTGACGCACAGCCCCCAGGTCGCCGCGCGCGGACGCCACCATCTGCTGATCGCCAAAAGCCATGACGGCACCGTCACGCGAACGGGCGTCCGCATGCTCGACGAAGGCGAGCGGCGCGAGGAAATCGCACGGATGCTGTCCGGCGCCACGGTGACCGACGAGGCGCGGGCGCAGGCGAAGCGGTTGCTGGAGACGGCGTGA
- the ligA gene encoding NAD-dependent DNA ligase LigA — protein sequence MHALSTEIALPQTDEEASALLASLAAEIARHNALYHTHDAPEISDADYDALTRRNAAIEAAFPHLIRSDSPSVAVGAAPAAHLAKVAHARPMMSLDNAFSDEEVADFIGRVRRFLKLPDDATVALTAEPKIDGLSCSLRYEGGRLVQALTRGDGRVGEDVTANVRTIGDIPQSLPAGAPDVFEVRGEVYMAKADFADLNARLLAAAGTTGKEARQFANPRNAAAGSLRQKDAAVTASRPLRFLAHGWGEASAMPGETQVEIVAMIRGWDIPVADAFTRVETVDAALSVYRAIEAARADLPFDIDGVVYKVDRLDWQARLGAVGKAPRWAIAHKFPAERAQTTLNDIEIQVGRTGKLTPVAKLEPVTVGGVVVRNATLHNADEIARLGVRPGDRVVLQRAGDVIPQIVENLTRDEPRAEWTFPTHCPRCDSEAVAEEGEVDVRCTGGLICPAQRLERLRHFVSRGALDIDGLGEKTLVEFLDLGWIREPADIFRLAGHRGDLVGREGWQGKSVDALLAAIEARRTPDAARLLFGLGIRHVGQITARDLMKMFVTLPALRETAQAARAGDPEATERFALIEGVGPVVVAALCDFFHEPHNIQVWDDLLAEVSPPPFLVETRESRVSGKTLVFTGSLETLSRDEAKAQAESLGARVAGSVSAKTDLVIAGPGAGSKAKKAAELGIEVIDEAAWNAIVAAAG from the coding sequence ATGCACGCGCTCTCGACCGAAATCGCCCTGCCGCAAACCGACGAGGAAGCCAGCGCATTGCTGGCATCGCTCGCTGCAGAGATCGCGCGGCACAATGCGCTGTACCATACGCACGATGCGCCCGAGATCTCGGACGCCGACTATGACGCCCTCACCCGCCGCAACGCCGCGATCGAAGCCGCCTTCCCGCATCTGATCCGCAGCGATTCGCCGAGCGTCGCGGTCGGCGCCGCACCCGCCGCGCACCTCGCCAAGGTCGCGCATGCCAGGCCGATGATGAGCCTGGACAATGCGTTCAGCGACGAAGAGGTCGCGGACTTTATCGGACGCGTCCGGCGGTTCCTGAAATTGCCGGACGACGCGACCGTAGCGCTGACCGCCGAACCGAAGATCGACGGCCTGTCCTGTTCGCTGCGCTACGAAGGCGGGCGGCTGGTGCAGGCACTGACCCGCGGCGACGGGCGCGTGGGCGAGGACGTGACCGCCAATGTCCGCACGATCGGCGACATCCCGCAATCGCTGCCCGCCGGAGCCCCCGATGTCTTCGAGGTGCGCGGCGAGGTGTATATGGCGAAAGCGGATTTCGCCGATCTCAACGCGCGATTGCTCGCCGCGGCCGGGACGACGGGCAAGGAAGCGCGCCAGTTCGCCAATCCACGCAACGCCGCCGCCGGGTCGCTGCGCCAGAAGGACGCCGCCGTCACCGCGTCGCGCCCGCTGAGGTTCCTCGCGCACGGCTGGGGCGAGGCGAGCGCCATGCCGGGCGAGACGCAGGTGGAGATCGTCGCCATGATCCGCGGCTGGGACATTCCCGTCGCGGACGCCTTTACGCGCGTGGAGACCGTGGACGCTGCCCTATCCGTCTATCGCGCGATCGAGGCGGCGCGGGCCGATCTGCCGTTCGATATCGACGGTGTCGTCTACAAGGTCGATCGGCTCGACTGGCAGGCTCGTTTGGGCGCGGTGGGCAAGGCGCCGCGCTGGGCGATCGCGCACAAATTCCCCGCCGAACGCGCGCAGACCACGCTCAACGACATCGAGATCCAGGTCGGGCGCACGGGCAAGCTGACCCCGGTCGCCAAGCTGGAACCGGTGACGGTCGGCGGCGTCGTGGTGCGCAACGCCACCTTGCACAATGCCGACGAGATCGCGCGACTCGGCGTGCGCCCGGGCGACCGGGTCGTGCTGCAGCGTGCGGGCGACGTCATCCCGCAGATCGTCGAGAACCTCACCCGCGACGAACCACGCGCCGAGTGGACGTTCCCCACGCACTGCCCGCGCTGCGACAGCGAGGCGGTGGCGGAGGAAGGCGAAGTGGACGTGCGGTGCACCGGCGGGTTGATCTGCCCGGCACAGCGACTGGAGCGGTTGCGCCATTTCGTATCGCGCGGCGCGCTCGACATCGACGGGTTGGGCGAGAAGACCCTGGTCGAATTCCTCGATCTCGGCTGGATCCGCGAACCGGCCGACATCTTCCGCCTCGCCGGTCACCGCGGCGATCTGGTCGGGCGCGAGGGGTGGCAAGGCAAATCGGTCGACGCGCTGCTCGCCGCGATCGAGGCGCGCCGGACGCCGGATGCGGCGCGCCTGCTGTTCGGCCTCGGCATCCGCCACGTCGGGCAGATCACCGCGCGCGACCTGATGAAGATGTTCGTCACCCTCCCCGCCCTGCGCGAAACCGCACAGGCCGCCCGCGCGGGCGATCCCGAGGCGACCGAGCGATTCGCGCTGATCGAGGGCGTCGGCCCGGTCGTCGTCGCGGCGCTGTGCGACTTCTTCCACGAACCGCACAATATCCAGGTCTGGGACGACCTGCTCGCGGAAGTCAGCCCGCCGCCGTTCCTTGTCGAAACCCGCGAGTCGCGAGTCAGCGGCAAGACCCTGGTATTCACCGGCAGCCTCGAGACGCTGAGCCGCGACGAGGCGAAGGCGCAGGCCGAATCGCTCGGCGCGCGGGTGGCCGGATCAGTCTCCGCAAAGACGGACCTCGTCATCGCCGGACCGGGCGCCGGATCGAAAGCGAAGAAAGCCGCGGAACTGGGCATAGAAGTGATCGACGAAGCCGCCTGGAACGCGATCGTCGCCGCTGCCGGATAG
- a CDS encoding outer membrane protein assembly factor BamD — protein sequence MRTLMSRPIALAVAALALSITAGCARKTGKNDLPYVARDVGTLYSAAKTRLDQGRFKEAAALFDEVERQHPYSIWARRAQLMSAYSNYSGRDYTSSIQSAQRFLQVHPGNRDAPYAYYLIALGYYEQISDVTRDQKITQQALDSLGELTRRYPNTRYAADARLKIDLVRDHLAGKEMEIGRFYESRGLWIAATMRFRKVVDDYQTTTHTPEALMRLTETYLALGVPDEAKKSAAVLGANYPGTQWYDRAYKLMRENPGIALAAVPPGQPIVPVQGATATPTRPGSNDVAPKDDRSAAPTPGNRTGT from the coding sequence ATGCGTACCCTCATGTCCCGCCCGATCGCGCTTGCGGTCGCCGCACTCGCCCTGTCCATCACTGCGGGCTGTGCGCGCAAGACCGGCAAGAACGATCTTCCCTATGTCGCGCGCGACGTCGGCACGCTGTACAGCGCGGCGAAGACGCGGCTCGACCAGGGACGCTTCAAGGAGGCGGCGGCGCTGTTCGACGAAGTCGAGCGGCAGCATCCCTATTCGATCTGGGCGCGCCGCGCACAGTTGATGAGCGCGTACAGCAATTATTCGGGCCGCGATTATACGAGTTCGATCCAGTCGGCGCAGCGCTTCCTGCAGGTGCATCCGGGCAACCGCGACGCCCCATATGCGTACTATTTGATCGCGCTCGGTTATTACGAACAGATCAGCGACGTCACGCGCGACCAGAAGATCACGCAGCAGGCGCTCGATTCGCTCGGCGAACTGACGCGTCGCTATCCCAACACCCGCTACGCCGCCGATGCGCGGCTGAAGATCGATCTGGTCCGCGACCATCTGGCCGGCAAGGAAATGGAGATCGGCCGGTTCTACGAATCGCGCGGCCTGTGGATCGCGGCGACGATGCGCTTCCGCAAGGTGGTCGACGATTACCAGACGACGACGCACACGCCTGAGGCGTTGATGCGCCTGACGGAGACGTATCTGGCGCTTGGCGTTCCGGACGAGGCGAAGAAATCCGCCGCAGTGCTCGGCGCCAACTATCCGGGCACGCAATGGTATGACCGTGCCTACAAGCTGATGCGCGAAAATCCGGGCATTGCGCTCGCCGCCGTTCCCCCGGGCCAGCCGATCGTGCCGGTCCAGGGTGCGACCGCAACGCCGACGCGTCCCGGCAGCAACGACGTCGCGCCGAAGGACGATCGTTCCGCCGCGCCGACGCCGGGCAATCGCACGGGCACGTAA